In Aquimarina spinulae, a single window of DNA contains:
- a CDS encoding homogentisate 1,2-dioxygenase, with amino-acid sequence MPRYHSLGEIPHKRHITFNNPRGGLYQEELFGTAGFAGMSSLIYHLYPPTVVSEIKRGKDITPKIAIDKNMKAMSFQGFSLPNGEEFLESRKILFTNNDLKIGLAAPITFSRDYFYRNSDADEMLFIHVGSGTLKTMYGNIPFKYGDYLIIPRGTTYQIDFDTETNRILFIESSSAIESPKRYRNNYGQFLEHSPFCERDFRLPQNLETHDEQGEFKIISKKQDVLWEYTYANHPFDVIGWDGFNYPFAFSIFDFEPITGRIHLPPPIHQQWEAAGFVVCSFVPRLYDYHPKAVPAPYHHSNIDSEELLYYVDGDFMSRNNIQKGQITLHPGGIPHGPHPGAIERSVGKKSTEELAVMIDPFNPIMITEEAMNLQVDDYYKSWKTE; translated from the coding sequence ATGCCTAGATATCATTCATTGGGAGAGATCCCTCATAAAAGACATATCACTTTTAACAACCCTAGAGGTGGGTTGTATCAAGAAGAATTATTTGGAACAGCGGGTTTTGCAGGAATGTCATCACTTATCTATCATCTGTACCCTCCTACAGTAGTTTCAGAGATTAAAAGAGGTAAAGACATCACTCCAAAAATAGCGATCGATAAAAATATGAAAGCGATGAGTTTTCAGGGGTTTTCACTTCCTAACGGAGAAGAGTTTCTGGAAAGCAGAAAAATACTATTTACTAATAATGATCTAAAGATCGGTTTGGCTGCTCCCATAACATTTTCGCGAGATTATTTTTATAGAAATAGTGATGCAGACGAAATGCTATTTATTCATGTGGGTTCGGGGACATTAAAAACAATGTATGGGAATATTCCTTTTAAATATGGAGACTATTTGATCATACCAAGAGGAACGACATATCAGATAGATTTTGATACCGAAACCAATAGAATATTATTTATCGAATCATCAAGTGCAATAGAATCACCTAAACGTTATCGAAATAATTATGGGCAGTTTTTAGAACATTCTCCGTTTTGTGAACGTGATTTTAGATTACCACAAAATTTAGAAACGCATGATGAACAAGGAGAGTTTAAAATCATTTCTAAAAAACAAGATGTATTATGGGAATATACCTATGCCAATCATCCTTTTGATGTAATTGGCTGGGATGGTTTTAATTATCCATTCGCGTTTTCAATTTTTGATTTCGAACCCATAACAGGACGTATACATTTACCTCCACCAATACATCAGCAATGGGAAGCTGCAGGATTTGTGGTCTGCTCTTTTGTACCAAGATTATATGATTACCACCCTAAAGCTGTTCCTGCACCGTATCATCATAGTAATATTGATTCTGAAGAACTACTGTATTATGTAGATGGCGATTTTATGAGTAGAAATAATATCCAAAAAGGGCAAATTACATTACATCCAGGAGGTATTCCTCACGGGCCTCATCCGGGAGCAATAGAACGAAGTGTTGGTAAAAAATCGACAGAAGAACTTGCAGTTATGATAGACCCTTTTAATCCTATTATGATTACAGAAGAAGCAATGAATTTACAAGTAGATGATTATTATAAATCCTGGAAAACCGAATAG
- a CDS encoding helix-turn-helix domain-containing protein → MEDYLIGIGKRLKEIRKSDKKTINDIATKAGVSNGLISRIENGRTIPSLPVLLNIINALDIEIPAFFNGMPSQTNFTFLVTRASEYSVIEKEDDAIGFSYKYIFGKQLSSIGFEAVFLEVQPGSERNKVETDAYEFKYILTGECHYIIGDEEVLLKEGDSIFFDGRIPHVPVNRGKTSSKMIVLYFFLDKGN, encoded by the coding sequence ATGGAAGATTATTTAATAGGTATTGGTAAACGTCTAAAAGAAATTCGTAAAAGCGATAAAAAAACCATTAATGACATTGCTACTAAAGCTGGGGTTAGTAATGGACTTATTTCCCGAATTGAAAACGGAAGAACTATACCTTCTTTACCTGTTTTGCTAAACATTATTAATGCGCTTGATATAGAGATTCCTGCTTTTTTTAATGGGATGCCTAGTCAGACTAATTTTACATTTTTAGTCACCAGAGCTTCTGAGTACAGTGTTATCGAAAAAGAGGATGATGCTATTGGATTTAGCTACAAATACATTTTTGGTAAACAGCTTTCTTCTATTGGTTTTGAAGCTGTCTTTTTAGAAGTGCAACCAGGTTCTGAACGTAATAAAGTAGAAACTGATGCTTATGAATTTAAATATATCCTAACCGGAGAATGCCATTATATTATTGGTGACGAAGAAGTTCTTTTGAAAGAGGGAGATTCGATTTTCTTTGATGGGCGGATTCCTCATGTACCTGTAAATCGCGGAAAAACATCTTCTAAAATGATTGTTTTATATTTCTTTTTGGATAAAGGAAATTAA
- a CDS encoding hemopexin repeat-containing protein, giving the protein MKTKLFLKLIFLVFLVFITGCEENLPTNPNDTSKQTSTHKKVLLVGIDGLQFERITALNTPNLDKLHISKAYTGGIKGNLSQQATSSGPGWTSILTGVWKDRHGVPNNSSGTYKSKVKSIYRLIKENKNNTSIASIATWSPIHEFLQNDMSLVDYRNEGGSDANSTNLGVHQISNSNHDLVFIHLDNVDIVGHASGFGSAYDNAIIAADQQLGQLMDAITQRLATKNEDWLIMVTTDHGRNSNGGYSHGGATESEKTIFIGMNKPGNQEFKSKISNLPNTDFNGLYGYPAQTSIVPTILRHMEINIETNWQLSSAPLIGVDGPRKLLFVNNNQNELFWISNSENNAEIYKNNQLVTTVPASQGNYLDTATNDGKTTYTIRIEESTASIESRNQNLKIIACLDWNDMLNNRAYFFRNDGQYIRYNKLKDETDLGYPKEINNSSWPGLGAYKELITAAFKWNNHKGYFFLSDGRYLRYDMNADKVDNGYPALINNNNWPGLEGLGDKVIGAVNWNNDKAYFFLKDGTYIRYSITNDSAEPGYPRPINNSNWPGLGSYATSISSVVDWNSKYVYFFLIDNTYIKYDKQKDAVVSGYPKNIDDTTWPGILN; this is encoded by the coding sequence ATGAAAACAAAACTCTTTTTAAAACTTATTTTTCTTGTTTTCCTGGTATTTATAACAGGATGTGAAGAAAATCTACCAACCAATCCTAACGATACATCAAAACAAACATCGACGCATAAAAAAGTACTACTAGTGGGGATCGATGGATTGCAATTTGAAAGAATTACTGCTCTCAACACCCCAAACCTGGATAAGCTACATATTTCGAAAGCTTATACTGGTGGAATCAAAGGAAATTTGAGCCAGCAAGCAACATCAAGCGGCCCGGGATGGACATCAATTTTAACAGGAGTCTGGAAAGATAGACACGGTGTGCCTAATAACAGTTCGGGAACCTATAAATCTAAAGTCAAAAGCATATATAGACTGATTAAAGAAAATAAAAACAATACATCTATAGCAAGTATTGCGACCTGGAGTCCTATTCACGAATTCTTACAGAATGATATGTCTCTGGTCGATTATAGAAATGAAGGAGGTAGTGATGCTAATTCAACTAATCTAGGAGTACATCAAATATCAAATAGTAATCATGATTTGGTATTTATTCATTTAGATAATGTTGATATTGTAGGGCATGCATCTGGGTTTGGCAGTGCATATGACAATGCAATTATTGCTGCCGATCAGCAATTGGGTCAGTTAATGGATGCTATTACACAGCGCTTAGCAACCAAAAATGAAGATTGGTTGATTATGGTTACTACGGATCACGGTAGAAATTCAAACGGAGGATATAGTCATGGAGGAGCTACAGAATCCGAAAAAACAATATTTATAGGAATGAACAAACCCGGGAACCAGGAATTCAAATCTAAAATATCAAATCTTCCAAATACTGATTTTAATGGCTTGTATGGATATCCTGCACAAACATCTATTGTACCTACGATATTAAGACATATGGAAATCAATATTGAGACTAATTGGCAACTAAGCTCAGCTCCATTAATAGGTGTCGATGGACCAAGAAAATTGTTGTTTGTTAATAACAATCAAAATGAATTATTCTGGATATCTAATAGCGAAAATAATGCAGAGATCTACAAAAACAATCAATTAGTTACTACAGTGCCTGCTTCTCAAGGGAATTATCTAGACACAGCAACAAATGATGGGAAAACAACATACACTATTAGAATCGAAGAATCTACTGCATCGATAGAATCAAGGAACCAGAATTTAAAAATTATTGCATGTTTAGATTGGAATGATATGCTAAACAATAGAGCATATTTCTTTAGAAATGATGGGCAATATATACGCTATAATAAGTTAAAAGACGAAACAGATTTGGGATATCCAAAAGAGATAAATAATAGTTCGTGGCCTGGGTTAGGAGCCTACAAAGAATTGATCACAGCAGCATTTAAATGGAATAATCATAAAGGATATTTCTTTTTATCAGATGGAAGATACTTGAGATATGATATGAACGCAGATAAAGTAGATAATGGATATCCAGCTTTGATTAATAATAACAACTGGCCTGGTCTTGAAGGTTTGGGAGATAAGGTTATTGGAGCTGTAAACTGGAATAATGATAAAGCCTATTTTTTCTTAAAAGATGGTACTTACATTCGCTACAGTATTACCAATGACAGTGCAGAACCCGGTTATCCAAGACCTATAAATAATAGCAACTGGCCTGGATTAGGAAGTTACGCCACTTCTATTTCATCGGTTGTAGATTGGAATTCGAAGTACGTATATTTCTTTTTAATAGATAATACATATATAAAATATGATAAGCAAAAAGATGCTGTGGTTTCTGGGTATCCAAAAAATATAGATGATACTACATGGCCAGGAATTTTAAACTAA
- a CDS encoding HAD hydrolase-like protein, with protein sequence MNKKIELAVFDMAGTTVNEDNIVYKTVQQVINDEGYNISLNDVLEYGAGKEKHQAIQDILTSVTSCEEVKSTAKRAFSNFKPILKKLYTALEVVAFERVEELFDVLKNNEINVVLNTGYDAKTANQLITKLGWKKGEHFDALLTADDVINGRPHKEMICKAMQMFDITDASKVLKAGDSAIDIEEGKNADCGITVGVLTGAQNREQLEKAKPDYIVNELIELINIIFY encoded by the coding sequence ATGAATAAAAAAATTGAATTGGCTGTTTTTGATATGGCAGGAACCACAGTAAATGAAGATAATATAGTCTATAAAACCGTACAACAAGTCATTAATGATGAGGGGTATAACATTAGCCTGAATGATGTACTTGAATATGGAGCAGGTAAAGAAAAACATCAGGCTATACAGGATATTTTGACTAGTGTGACTTCTTGTGAAGAAGTAAAAAGTACTGCAAAAAGAGCATTTTCTAATTTCAAACCTATTTTAAAAAAACTATATACAGCGTTAGAAGTTGTAGCTTTCGAAAGGGTCGAAGAGTTATTCGATGTGTTGAAAAATAATGAGATTAATGTAGTTCTTAATACAGGATACGATGCAAAGACAGCAAATCAGCTTATTACAAAATTAGGGTGGAAAAAAGGAGAGCACTTTGATGCGTTACTGACAGCAGATGACGTAATTAATGGCCGACCACATAAAGAAATGATTTGTAAAGCAATGCAAATGTTTGATATTACAGATGCTTCTAAAGTATTAAAAGCAGGAGATTCTGCAATAGATATCGAAGAAGGTAAAAATGCAGATTGTGGTATTACCGTTGGAGTTTTAACCGGAGCACAAAATAGAGAACAACTAGAAAAAGCGAAACCAGATTATATTGTAAATGAGTTAATAGAGTTGATCAATATTATATTTTATTAG
- a CDS encoding TIGR03364 family FAD-dependent oxidoreductase encodes MKKYDLIVVGGGVLGTFHAYHALQNGLQVALLEKNKRPQGATTQNFGQVVPSGMNTKWQAYGRESLKIYKEIQQQFDITLRENGSVYLASNHEEVELIEELHQINKNNQYTSVLLTKEECLKKYPGLRSDYIEAGLFFQEEVTVESREMIHRLQDFMVKHMNLAYFTNQNVISCEEVTTTVKVTSSSEEVFEAEKVIICNGNEFKNLYPKLFSESDLEVTKLQMLQTKPQSGYQLPGNILTGWSIRRYEAFTECASFSGIKSQEDPDSLQKKWGVHILFKQAPDGSVIVGDSHEYADAKHIEDLGYDLDMNIDDFMISEAQKIIDLPTYDIQNRWYGMYSQCKTKDVFQESIGNNIHIITGIGGKGMTGSAGFAKENITRIFNI; translated from the coding sequence ATGAAAAAATATGACCTCATTGTTGTAGGAGGCGGAGTGCTAGGTACGTTCCATGCATATCATGCACTACAAAATGGATTACAGGTAGCCTTACTAGAAAAAAATAAAAGACCGCAAGGAGCTACGACTCAAAATTTTGGACAAGTAGTTCCATCTGGGATGAATACCAAATGGCAGGCCTATGGCAGGGAAAGTTTAAAAATCTACAAAGAGATTCAGCAACAATTTGATATTACTCTTCGGGAAAATGGATCAGTATATCTGGCTTCAAATCACGAAGAAGTAGAGCTTATAGAAGAACTTCATCAAATTAATAAGAACAACCAATATACCTCAGTACTATTAACCAAGGAAGAATGTCTGAAAAAATATCCGGGATTGCGATCGGATTATATAGAAGCAGGATTATTTTTCCAAGAGGAAGTTACTGTAGAATCCAGAGAAATGATTCATCGATTACAGGATTTTATGGTGAAACATATGAATCTAGCCTATTTTACTAATCAAAATGTAATTTCTTGTGAAGAAGTAACTACAACAGTAAAAGTTACCTCCTCTTCAGAAGAAGTTTTTGAAGCAGAAAAAGTGATCATCTGTAATGGAAATGAGTTTAAAAATCTATACCCAAAGCTTTTCAGTGAAAGTGATCTCGAAGTAACAAAATTACAAATGCTTCAAACTAAACCCCAATCGGGATATCAATTGCCAGGAAATATTCTAACAGGATGGTCGATACGGCGTTATGAAGCATTTACCGAGTGTGCTTCCTTTTCAGGAATTAAATCACAGGAAGATCCAGATTCACTTCAGAAAAAATGGGGAGTCCATATTTTGTTTAAACAGGCGCCAGACGGATCTGTAATTGTTGGAGATTCTCATGAATATGCCGATGCAAAACATATAGAAGATTTGGGATATGATTTAGATATGAATATAGATGATTTTATGATTTCTGAGGCACAAAAAATCATTGATTTACCAACTTATGATATTCAAAATCGATGGTACGGTATGTATTCTCAGTGTAAAACTAAGGACGTATTTCAGGAATCGATAGGTAATAATATCCATATCATAACTGGGATTGGAGGGAAAGGGATGACAGGAAGTGCTGGCTTTGCAAAAGAGAATATTACAAGAATTTTTAATATATAA
- a CDS encoding DUF5690 family protein, with protein sequence MKETKLSNLKFILHACVASFGVYFCMYAFRKPFSVATFEGFSVFNIDYKIILIIAQVLGYTLSKFFGIKIISELKTGKRIFYLIGLILFAELALLLFAILPRPYNAVSLFFNGLPLGMIWGIVFSYLEGRKFTEILGVALCSSFIVSSGIVKSIGLYLMNTWDISQFWMPATTGVLFIIPLVFFAWLLEKLPGTTEEDKKMRSARMPMSSIDRKNLLRSFLVPIIGIVVFYTILTAFRDFRDNFARELWDSVGYQGDISVYTTSETIIAVIVLLILGSTFYIKNNVKALYIYHLLILTGVLCIGVSTLLFQLEILNPFIWMVICGFGLYICYVPFNCLFFDRFIAAFKVRGNAGFLIYIADSFGYLGSISALLYKNFGQANLTWLDFFIYGAYGVTVLGVFCILGSLLYFKNAYQTRLKTIQTELHYEKI encoded by the coding sequence TTGAAAGAAACTAAATTATCTAACCTAAAATTTATCTTACATGCTTGTGTTGCTTCTTTTGGGGTATACTTCTGCATGTATGCGTTTAGAAAACCATTTAGTGTTGCGACTTTTGAGGGGTTTTCTGTTTTCAATATAGATTACAAAATCATATTGATTATTGCTCAAGTGCTTGGATATACTTTATCAAAGTTTTTTGGGATTAAAATAATTTCAGAATTAAAAACAGGGAAGCGTATATTTTATCTAATTGGGTTAATTCTTTTTGCAGAATTAGCATTACTACTTTTTGCGATTCTTCCTAGACCATACAATGCAGTTTCTTTATTTTTTAATGGCTTACCGTTAGGAATGATATGGGGTATTGTGTTCTCATATTTAGAAGGACGAAAATTTACAGAAATACTTGGGGTAGCCCTATGTTCTAGTTTTATTGTATCTAGCGGAATTGTAAAATCTATTGGTCTATATCTTATGAATACCTGGGATATATCTCAGTTTTGGATGCCCGCAACCACAGGAGTATTATTCATAATCCCATTAGTGTTTTTTGCATGGTTGTTAGAAAAGCTACCGGGTACTACCGAAGAAGATAAGAAAATGCGCTCTGCTCGTATGCCAATGTCTTCAATAGATAGAAAAAACCTGTTACGCTCCTTTCTTGTACCTATTATAGGAATTGTAGTGTTTTATACGATTTTAACTGCATTCAGAGACTTTAGAGATAATTTTGCTCGAGAACTTTGGGATAGTGTTGGTTATCAAGGAGATATATCGGTATATACCACTTCAGAAACTATCATTGCAGTAATAGTACTACTGATTTTAGGAAGTACATTCTATATCAAAAACAATGTAAAAGCTTTGTATATCTATCATCTTTTGATTTTAACAGGTGTCCTGTGTATTGGAGTTTCTACGTTACTATTTCAGTTAGAAATATTAAACCCTTTTATCTGGATGGTGATTTGTGGTTTTGGACTCTACATTTGTTACGTTCCTTTTAATTGCTTGTTTTTTGATCGATTTATTGCAGCATTCAAGGTAAGGGGAAATGCTGGATTTTTGATTTATATCGCAGATTCTTTTGGGTATTTAGGTAGCATATCTGCTTTGCTATATAAAAATTTTGGACAAGCAAATTTAACATGGTTAGACTTTTTTATTTATGGGGCATATGGTGTAACAGTATTAGGAGTATTCTGCATACTGGGGTCTTTGCTTTATTTTAAAAACGCATATCAAACTCGATTAAAAACGATACAAACAGAATTACATTATGAAAAAATATGA
- a CDS encoding glutamate synthase-related protein, which produces MKQPVLIAQLSNLENKEPAHALVNGLDLVIVKYDDEISVLYGRCLHRGALMADGHIDGHNLICGVHGWDYRYDTGVSEYNNSEVLHKFSTKTEGDNLYVDEIEINSYIADHPQPFNREEYLGAYADTHPEETEPYTGYIKELAKNGLKNLGHHGFSASMGVDRNTLPKWNDIQFLPAQLANRPLLDHEEVATKVIIGPNAQKPLSIDIPLFVSDMSFGALSREAKIALSRGAEMAGTGICSGEGGMLPQEQESNTKYFYELASAQFGFSWDKLDKVQAFHFKGGQGAKTGTGGHLPGSKVSKEIAEVRGLQQGQTAISPATFPDFHGVQDFKAFADQVRERTGGIPIGFKIAASHIEKDIQFALDVGVDYIILDGRGGGTGSAPTILRDNINVPTIPALARARKYLDKVGANDVSLIITGGLRIAEDFAKAMMLGADAIAVSNSALQAIGCLGMRACGSNNCPVGIATQKESLRSRMIIESSAKQLHNYFDATNDLIKVIARACGYDDVSKFNHDDLSTFDHDMHRLTGINYAGVM; this is translated from the coding sequence ATGAAACAACCAGTCTTAATAGCACAACTTAGTAATTTAGAAAATAAAGAACCCGCACACGCCTTGGTAAATGGATTAGATTTGGTCATTGTAAAATATGATGATGAAATTTCTGTATTATACGGAAGGTGTTTACACAGAGGGGCGCTTATGGCAGATGGTCATATCGATGGGCATAATCTCATCTGCGGAGTACATGGTTGGGATTATCGCTATGACACTGGTGTTTCTGAGTATAACAACAGCGAGGTTTTACATAAATTTAGCACAAAAACAGAAGGAGACAACCTCTATGTAGATGAAATTGAAATCAACTCTTATATCGCAGATCACCCACAACCATTTAACCGTGAAGAATATCTCGGTGCTTATGCAGATACTCATCCTGAAGAAACCGAACCCTATACAGGTTATATTAAAGAATTAGCTAAAAACGGTTTAAAAAATCTGGGACATCATGGATTCTCTGCATCAATGGGAGTAGATAGAAATACGCTTCCAAAATGGAATGATATCCAATTTCTACCGGCTCAGCTAGCCAACCGACCTTTGTTAGACCATGAAGAAGTAGCTACCAAAGTAATTATTGGTCCCAATGCTCAAAAGCCCCTATCTATTGATATTCCTTTGTTTGTAAGTGATATGAGTTTTGGGGCGCTTTCTAGAGAAGCAAAAATAGCATTGTCACGCGGGGCAGAAATGGCAGGAACTGGCATCTGTTCGGGAGAAGGTGGGATGCTACCACAGGAGCAGGAAAGTAACACTAAATATTTTTATGAATTAGCTTCTGCGCAATTTGGATTCTCGTGGGATAAATTAGATAAAGTACAGGCCTTTCATTTTAAAGGAGGGCAAGGTGCAAAAACAGGAACCGGAGGGCATCTTCCCGGGAGTAAAGTAAGTAAAGAGATTGCAGAAGTTCGAGGATTACAGCAAGGGCAAACTGCAATTTCACCAGCTACCTTTCCGGATTTTCATGGTGTACAAGATTTTAAAGCTTTTGCAGATCAGGTACGTGAACGAACCGGTGGTATCCCCATTGGTTTTAAGATTGCTGCCAGTCATATCGAAAAAGATATACAGTTTGCATTAGATGTAGGCGTAGATTACATTATTCTGGATGGTCGTGGTGGTGGAACAGGTTCTGCTCCTACTATTTTGCGTGATAATATTAATGTTCCTACCATACCTGCACTCGCAAGAGCACGAAAATACCTGGATAAAGTAGGCGCAAACGACGTATCATTAATCATTACCGGAGGGCTTCGTATTGCCGAAGATTTTGCAAAAGCAATGATGCTGGGAGCAGATGCTATTGCCGTATCCAATTCTGCACTGCAAGCGATTGGATGTCTGGGGATGCGTGCTTGCGGAAGTAATAATTGCCCCGTAGGGATTGCGACACAAAAAGAATCTTTAAGAAGTAGAATGATTATAGAATCTTCTGCTAAACAATTACATAATTATTTTGACGCGACCAATGACCTTATAAAGGTAATTGCAAGAGCTTGTGGATATGATGATGTTTCAAAATTTAATCATGATGACCTTTCAACTTTTGATCACGATATGCACCGATTAACAGGCATCAATTATGCTGGTGTTATGTAG
- a CDS encoding cation:proton antiporter, producing MLQSFSIIFAIAAFFNFVNYKWLKLPTTIGLMLMSLATILIITISKSIIPEFYQFFCDIVTNSDFRSLLLDGILSFLLFAGALHVNIDELAKEKWPILLFATFGVLISTIIVGGLTFGAAQLIGLELPFLHALLFGALISPTDPIAVMAILKKANIAKSLGIKIEGESLFNDGIGVVVFSAILILAGMGEHPIEGSITSEIGKLFLEEAIGGILYGGLLGFIGYQSIKSVKDNPQLAVMISLAIVMGGYAFASLIHVSGPLAMVVAGMIIGNKLNIATNKGPTRKMLNDIWEVLDDVFNGILFVLIGLAIHLLKFDLDHLILGTIAILIVLISRFISVFIPYSLLKHSENNPIKTVTILTWGGLRGGISIALALSLADNTSSEIILYITYVVVLFSIIIQGLSIGKLVKKLYD from the coding sequence ATGTTACAATCTTTCAGTATCATTTTTGCTATCGCTGCTTTCTTCAACTTTGTGAACTATAAGTGGCTTAAACTACCTACTACAATTGGTTTGATGCTGATGAGTTTGGCTACGATTCTAATCATAACCATTAGTAAAAGTATTATCCCAGAATTCTATCAGTTTTTTTGTGATATTGTTACCAACTCAGATTTTAGATCTTTACTATTAGATGGGATCTTAAGTTTTCTTCTTTTTGCAGGAGCGTTGCATGTAAACATTGACGAATTAGCAAAAGAAAAATGGCCCATCCTTTTATTTGCAACATTCGGCGTACTAATTTCTACTATTATTGTAGGTGGATTAACCTTTGGAGCTGCACAACTAATTGGCCTTGAACTTCCTTTTCTGCATGCCCTACTATTTGGTGCTTTGATTTCTCCTACGGATCCAATAGCAGTAATGGCTATTCTTAAAAAGGCTAATATTGCTAAAAGCCTGGGGATTAAAATTGAGGGGGAATCGCTTTTTAATGATGGTATCGGAGTTGTAGTTTTCTCTGCAATATTGATTCTTGCGGGGATGGGAGAGCATCCTATAGAAGGTTCTATAACCTCTGAAATAGGAAAGCTTTTTCTTGAAGAAGCTATTGGCGGAATATTATATGGAGGACTTCTTGGTTTTATTGGATATCAATCTATCAAATCTGTAAAAGACAATCCTCAATTGGCGGTAATGATTAGCCTGGCAATTGTAATGGGTGGTTATGCATTTGCATCTCTTATCCATGTTTCTGGCCCATTAGCTATGGTAGTTGCAGGAATGATCATTGGAAATAAATTAAATATTGCTACAAATAAAGGTCCAACCAGAAAAATGCTCAATGATATTTGGGAAGTACTTGATGATGTGTTTAATGGTATTTTATTTGTGCTTATTGGATTAGCCATTCATTTATTAAAATTTGACCTGGATCATTTAATCTTGGGAACTATAGCTATCCTGATTGTATTGATTTCGCGATTCATTTCTGTATTTATTCCCTATTCTTTGTTGAAACATTCAGAAAACAACCCAATAAAAACGGTAACTATATTAACCTGGGGAGGCTTAAGAGGTGGGATTTCTATCGCATTAGCATTAAGTTTAGCCGATAATACTTCTTCAGAAATCATATTATATATTACTTATGTAGTAGTCCTATTTTCTATTATTATACAAGGACTTAGTATAGGGAAATTAGTAAAGAAACTATACGATTAA